A window of Pseudomonas denitrificans (nom. rej.) genomic DNA:
CTCCCAGCCCCCAGCGAATACTCACGAACCCGCGCAGTCTGATGGCCACTGGCCGCTTCCGCAATGCGACGAAAGCGCAAGAAGCGCTTCCCAGACACGGCAGGAGCGCTGCAAACCCGACCGGAAGCGCCCGGCTGGCATACCGGAAAACCAGCAAGGGCGCTTACAATCACGGTTTTTGCCGACAGTGCAGTACGGTTTCGAAAATGTCGCTCGATCCACCCACCATGTTGACCATCACGGTCGCCCTCGCGGCGGCCGCAGCGCTGTACCTGGCCATCGAATGGCGCAGCGTGCGCGAACGCTCGCTGCTCTACTGGAGCGCGGGCTTCGCCACCATCACCATCGGCTCCACCCTCGCCCTGCTGCGCATGAGCGGCTACCTGCTGGTGGGCATCTGGTTCGCCAACGGCCTGCTGGTGCTGGCGCACTGGTTCTTCCTCAGCGGCGTGGCGAAGTTCACCGAAGCGAGGTTGTCGCGGGGCTGGCTGCTCGTCCCGCTCACCTGGATTGCGTTGCTGGCGCTCCCCGACGGCGGCCCGCTGTGGTCCAAGCTCATGCTGCTGGCCAACTCCTGGCTGGTCGCCCTGCTCTCCCTGCGCGCCAGTTACCTGCTGCGGCCCCACGGCAAGTCCCTGAGCGTGGGCGCAGTGCAGCTGCGCTACGTGATGCTGGTGCACGGCGCCTTCTACCTGGCCAAGGGTGCGACGGTGATCATCCCCGGCACGCTGATCGACCTGGCCGCCTTCCGTGGCGAGATCATCCAGGTTTCCCTGGTCGAAGGCGCCATGGCGATCATGCTGATCGCTCTGTCGATGACCGGCACCGAGCGCTATCGCCGCGAGAAACGCATCGCCCGGCTTGCCGCGCGGGACCCGCTGACCGCCCTGTACAACCGCCGCGCCCTCGAAGTCCGTGCGCCCCGCGTGTTCGAGGAGATCTCCCCGGAGCGCCCCGGCGCGCTGCTGTTGATCGACATCGACAACTTCAAGCAGGTCAACGACCTGCACGGGCATACCGCCGGCGACCGCCTGCTGGTGGCACTCAGCGAGATGATCCGCGCCGCTTTGCCCGAGCGGGCCGTGGCGGCACGCCTGGGCGGTGACGAGTTCGTCATCCTGCTGAGCAACATCAGCGGCGAACAGGTGCTGGAACTGGCCGGCAAGCTGCGCGAGCAGTTCCAGACCACCGCCACGCAGAACTTCGCCACGCCCCAGGCAGTCACCCTGAGCATCGGCGCCAACCTGTTCGACCAGCCACCGGTCAGCCTCGCCGCGCTGATCGAGCAAGGCGACGCTGCGCTTTACGAATCCAAGCGCGGCGGCCGCGACAGCATCCGCCTGATGGACCGCACGGTGGCCGGTGGCGATCCGCTGCGCCTGGGCTGATTCGAGCGGATAGGAGCAACGCGGCCCGCGCAAGGCGGGCCGTGTGGGGACCTCAGGTGGGGCGCGCCGGCGCCGCATACTGGGGCATGGTGATGCAGCCGATGTTGCCGCCGCCCAGGAGAATTTCCCGCGAGTTGTCGATGCCAATCACGCGCTTGTCCGGGAACAGCTCGGCCAGCACACCCTGGGCGATGCGGTCGTTGGGGTCGTTGAAGAACGGCATCACGATGGCCGAGTTGCCGGTGTAGAAGTTGATGTAGGAGGCGCAGATCTTCGTGCCTTCCTGGCGGTCGAAGCTGCCGTCGACCTGGTCCAGACCCTCGGCCTCGGCAGCCGTCCACTCCAGCACCTGCGGTTGCGGCAGCTTGTGCACCTCCAGCGCGTTGCCACGGGCGTCGCGGGCGCTGCGCAGCACGTCGTAGGCCTCCTGGTAGATTTCCCACTGCGGGTCGCTACGGTCGTCCGTCCACTGCATCACCACCACGCCCGGCCGCACGAAGCAGGCC
This region includes:
- a CDS encoding GGDEF domain-containing protein is translated as MSLDPPTMLTITVALAAAAALYLAIEWRSVRERSLLYWSAGFATITIGSTLALLRMSGYLLVGIWFANGLLVLAHWFFLSGVAKFTEARLSRGWLLVPLTWIALLALPDGGPLWSKLMLLANSWLVALLSLRASYLLRPHGKSLSVGAVQLRYVMLVHGAFYLAKGATVIIPGTLIDLAAFRGEIIQVSLVEGAMAIMLIALSMTGTERYRREKRIARLAARDPLTALYNRRALEVRAPRVFEEISPERPGALLLIDIDNFKQVNDLHGHTAGDRLLVALSEMIRAALPERAVAARLGGDEFVILLSNISGEQVLELAGKLREQFQTTATQNFATPQAVTLSIGANLFDQPPVSLAALIEQGDAALYESKRGGRDSIRLMDRTVAGGDPLRLG